A genomic region of Methanobrevibacter olleyae contains the following coding sequences:
- the hisI gene encoding phosphoribosyl-AMP cyclohydrolase has protein sequence MELNFRLDVGGEKLVIGIAQDYETNEILMVAFMNKEAVEQTLKTKKAHYYSTSRQKQWLKGESSGNLQTVKEIYIDCDADALIMKVEQIGAACHEGYRSCFFRQLDINKENIDIDNLRDKDIKIISERLFDPKEMYG, from the coding sequence ATGGAATTAAACTTCAGACTTGATGTTGGTGGAGAGAAACTAGTCATAGGAATTGCACAGGATTATGAAACTAATGAAATTCTTATGGTAGCTTTTATGAATAAAGAAGCTGTAGAACAGACTTTAAAAACTAAAAAAGCTCATTATTACAGTACATCACGTCAAAAACAATGGTTAAAGGGAGAAAGTTCTGGAAACCTTCAAACCGTTAAAGAAATCTATATCGACTGTGATGCAGATGCTTTAATTATGAAAGTTGAACAAATTGGTGCAGCTTGTCACGAAGGATACAGATCTTGCTTCTTTAGGCAATTAGACATTAATAAAGAAAATATTGACATTGATAACCTTAGAGATAAAGATATTAAAATAATCTCTGAAAGATTATTTGACCCAAAAGAAATGTATGGATAA